In the Magnolia sinica isolate HGM2019 chromosome 15, MsV1, whole genome shotgun sequence genome, one interval contains:
- the LOC131227897 gene encoding protein FLX-like 3 yields the protein MAGRGRAPRHVLDERRGYPAVHEGPPFIRGPVPRPPHPALLEEELEIQHGEIRRLVVDNRRLAEDRMGLQRELGMAKEELHRMNIAISEIRAEKEAHSRELIEKGLKLEADLRATEPLRNETIQLRAEAQKLTALRQELAGQVQNLSQELARLQADNQQIPHLRAEIDGLHQELVRARTAFEFEKKANVELVEQRQAMEKNLVSMAREVEKLRADFSNADNRPWGAGGAFGVKRGSPEGGFAASYGDGYGLHSGAADKGPLYGMGSGSWGAFEKSRLGRR from the exons ATGGCAGGAAGAGGCCGAGCACCCCGTCATGTTCTTGATGAGAGACGAGGTTATCCTGCTGTTCATGAAGGCCCTCCATTCATTCGAGGTCCTGTACCTCGGCCACCCCATCCCGCACTGTTGGAGGAAGAGCTTGAAATCCAGCATGGTGAAATTCGGAGGCTTGTGGTGGACAACCGGAGGCTAGCTGAAGATCGTATGGGTTTGCAGCGGGAACTAGGTATGGCAAAAGAGGAACTGCATCGCATGAATATTGCCATTTCAGAAATCCGTGCAGAGAAGGAAGCCCATTCTAGGGAATTGATTGAGAAAGGCTTGAAGCTAGAAGCTGATTTACGAGCAACCGAGCCTTTGAGAAATGAGACTATACAGTTGCGTGCAGAAGCTCAGAAATTGACTGCCTTGAGACAGGAACTGGCTGGGCAAGTTCAAAATCTCTCGCAAGAGCTGGCTAGGTTACAAGCTGATAATCAGCAGATTCCTCATTTGAGAGCAGAGATCGATGGTTTACATCAGGAGCTTGTGCGTGCTAG GACTGCTTTTGAGTTTGAGAAGAAGGCAAATGTTGAGCTGGTAGAACAGAGGCAGGCAATGGAGAAGAACCTGGTTTCCATGGCTCGTGAAGTTGAAAAGCTAAGAGCAGACTTTTCAAATGCCGATAATAGACCATGGGGTGCAG GTGGAGCATTTGGGGTGAAACGTGGTAGCCCAGAGGGGGGCTTTGCTGCTTCATATGGGGATGGATATGGACTTCATTCG GGTGCTGCTGACAAAGGTCCTCTATATGGCATGGGTTCTGGTTCTTGGGGTGCATTCGAGAAGTCTCGCCTCGGACGTCGTTGA